The proteins below come from a single Sorghum bicolor cultivar BTx623 chromosome 4, Sorghum_bicolor_NCBIv3, whole genome shotgun sequence genomic window:
- the LOC8081689 gene encoding prefoldin subunit 1 has translation MADEANRAAFMELQSRMIDTTAKIKQLQTQMRSKEGEKKRAYLTLEELRQLPDDTNTYKTVGKVFILEPKSVLFNEQEQKLHDSESAIASMQTSKEYLEKQQGEVENNIRELLQQDPGLARQILSMTVQ, from the exons ATGGCAGACGAAGCCAACCGAGCG GCCTTCATGGAGCTGCAGTCCCGGATGATCGATACCACCGCGAAGATCAAGCAG TTACAAACCCAAATGCGTTCTAAGGAAGGAGAAAAGAAGCGTGCCTACCTTACTTTGGAGGAACTTCGCCAGTTGCCAGATGATACCAACACCTACAAGACTGTCG GAAAAGT GTTTATTCTGGAGCCAAAATCAGTTCTGTTTAATGAGCAGGAGCAAAAGCTTCATGACAGTGAGAGTGCTATAGCTTCAATGCAG ACATCCAAAGAATACCTTGAGAAACAGCAGGGCGAAGTGGAGAACAACATTAGGGAGCTGCTTCAACAGGATCCAGGGCTTGCGCGTCAGATCCTCTCAATGACCGTTCAATGA